The Bradyrhizobium oligotrophicum S58 genome contains the following window.
TCGAAGACGTCATCAACTCGCCGATGATCTCCGATCCCTTGCATCGCATGGATTGCTGTGTCGTCACCGACGGCGGCGGCGCGCTGATCGTGACGACGCCGGAGATTGCCAAGAGCCTGAAGAAGCCGTTGGTGCGGCTGATCGGTCATGGCGAGGCGATGAAGGGGCCGCGCGGCGGCAAGGATCTCGATCTCACCTATTCCGCCGGCGTGTGGTCGGGCCCGCGCGCCTTCGAAGAAGCGGGGATCACGCCCAAGGATATCAAATACGCCTCGATCTATGACAGCTTCACCATCACGGTGTTGATGCAGCTCGAGGACCTCGGCTTCTGCAGGAAAGGCGAGGGCGGCAAGTTCGTCGCCGACGGCAATCTCATCTCCGGCGTCGGCAAGCTGCCGTTCAACACCGATGGCGGCGGACTCTGCAGCAACCATCCGGTCAACCGCGGCGGCATGACCAAGGTGATCGAGGCCGTGCGCCAGCTGCGCGGGCAGGCCCATCCCAAGGTGCAGGTGCCAAACTGCGATCTCGCCATCGCCCATGGTACCGGCGGACTACTCGGCGTGCGCCACGCCGCCTCGACCTGCATTCTGGAGCGCGTGTGATGTCTGAACCGAAGAAGCTGCCGGCCCCCGTCACCAATCCCGAGACCAAGGCGTTCTGGGATGCCGCCACGGAAGGCAGGTTCATGATCAAGCGCTGCACGGCGTGCGGCGAGGCGCATTACTTCCCGCGCTCGATCTGCCCGTTCTGCTTCTCCGACCAGACGGTGTGGGAGCAGAGCGCGGGCGAGGGCGAGATCTACACGTTCTCGATCATGCGGAAGTCGCCGACCGGGCCTTATGCGATCGGCTACGTGACCTTGAAGGAGGGCCCGTCGCTGCAGACCAATTTCGTCGATTGCGACTTCGACGCGTTGAAGATCGGCCAGAAGGTGAAGGTGGTGTTCAAGCCGACGGACGGCGCGCCACTGCCGTTCTTCACGCCGGTGTAGTTGGGCACAAATGCTGTCACCGCGCGTCATTGCGAGGAGCGAAGCGACGAAGCAATCCGGAGTGTCTTGCGAGGCCCTGGATTGCTTCCGCCGTCGCCCTTCGGGCTATGGCGGACAAGTCGCTTCGCTCGCAATGACGATTGGAGATCGAGCTGTGTGCCCAACGACGAGTGCGCAGGGTGGGCAAAGGCGCGGAGAGCCGTGCCCACCGTGGTCGTTGCGAGAAAAATGGTGGGCACGCTTCGCTTTGCCCACCCTACAAGGAATGAGTTCTAGGGAGGCGACATGCCGATCAACTACGATGAGCTGATGGCGATGAAGGCGATCGGGCAGCCCTATGGCTATGGCGATCGCGAGGTGATGCTGTATGCCTACGGCATCGGCATGGGCGCCGATCCGATGGACGAAAGAGAGCTCGCCTTCGTCAACGAGGCCACCGCCGAGCCGCGGCCGCTGAAGGTGGTGCCGACCTTCGCGTCCGTCGCCGCATGGGGCGCGGGTCCCGGCGACATGAAGCTCAACCGCGTGCTTGTCGTCGACGGCGAGCGCGACATCACCTTTCACAAGCCGCTGGCGACCGCGGCGAAGATCACCGCCGACTCCTCCGTGCTCGCGGTGTCCGACAAGGGCAAGGACAAGGGCGCCGTGATCCGGCATCAGACGGTCCTGCGCGACGAGGGCGGTGCGCCGCTCGCGACGCTCGTTGCCTCGCGCTTCGCCCGCGGGGACGGTGGCTTCGGCGGTCTATCCGGCGGCATTCCCGAGCCGCATCCGGTGCCGTCGCGCGCGCCCGACCGCAGCGTCGATATTTCCTCGCGGCCGGACCAGGCGCTGATCTACCGCCTGTGCGGCGACCGCAATCCGTTGCACTCGGACCCCGAATTCGCGCGCCGCGCCGGTTTTCCGCGGCCGATCCTTCACGGCATGTGCACCTACGGCCTCACCTGCCGCGCCGTGCTGCAGACCTATGCCGACTACGATGCGTCAGCCTTCCGCCAGCACGCCGCACGATTCTCCTCGCCGGTGTTTCCCGGCGAGACCGTGACGGTCGATCTGTGGAAGGACGGCGATGTGATCTCGTTCGAGGCGCGCGTGAAGTCGCGCAACGTCACCGTGATCAAGAATGGCAAGACGGTGCTGGGTTGATGTTTGCTGTGTGGGGCACACCTGTTTGTTGTTGTCATGCCCGGGCTTGACCCGGGCATCCACGCGGGTGCCTCAAAAGGAAAGACGTGGATGGCCGGGACAAGCCCGGCCATGATGGAGAAAGACAAACAACACCGCGGAGGGACCTATGGGACTGCTCGACGGCAAGGTGGCGCTGATCACGGGCGCGGGCGGTGGGCTCGGTGAGGCCTATGCAAAATTGTTCGCGCGCGAGGGCGCGGCGGTCGTGGTCAACGATCGCGGCGGCCCGCGCGACGGCTCCGGCTCCGACCTGTCGATGGCCGAGCAGGTGGTTGCGGCGATCACTGCCGAGGGCGGCCGCGCAGTCGCCAACGCCGCCGACATCTCGACCATGGCCGGCGGGCAGTCGGTGTTCGCCGACGCCATCCGCCATTTCGGCCGCGCCGACATCCTGGTCAACAATGCCGGCATCCTGCGCGACCAGACCTTTGCCAAATCTAATGAGGCCGATTGGGACAAGGTCATCCAGGTCCACCTCAAGGGCACCTTCTGCTGCACCTTGCCGGTGTTCCGCTGGATGCGCGAGAACGGCGGCGGCGTCATCGTCAACACCTCGTCGACTTCGGGCCTGATCGGCAATTTCGGCCAGTCCAATTACGGCGCGGCCAAGGGTGGTATCTGGGGCCTGTCCAACGTGCTGGCGATCGAGGGCAGCAAGTACAACATCCGGGTGTGGACCCTGGCGCCGGGCGCGCTGACCCGGATGACTGCGGACCTGCCGCGCTACAAGGAGAATCCGGGTGCGGCGCTGACGCCCGAGGGCATCGCGCCGGCCGTGCTCTACATGGTCAGCGACCTCTCGGGTGACCAGA
Protein-coding sequences here:
- a CDS encoding thiolase domain-containing protein; the encoded protein is MTIKGKAYIAGIYEHPTRHAPDKSTAQLHAEVAKGALEDAGLSAKDVDGYFCAGDAPGGAWPMVDYLGLKVRHIDSTETGGCSYLIHVGHAAEAIAAGKCSIALITLAGKPRTGPMPPRAAGAEADFEMAYGATTHNAYGMCAMRHMHDYGTTSEQLAWIKVAASHHAQYNPHAMLKEVVTVEDVINSPMISDPLHRMDCCVVTDGGGALIVTTPEIAKSLKKPLVRLIGHGEAMKGPRGGKDLDLTYSAGVWSGPRAFEEAGITPKDIKYASIYDSFTITVLMQLEDLGFCRKGEGGKFVADGNLISGVGKLPFNTDGGGLCSNHPVNRGGMTKVIEAVRQLRGQAHPKVQVPNCDLAIAHGTGGLLGVRHAASTCILERV
- a CDS encoding MaoC family dehydratase: MPINYDELMAMKAIGQPYGYGDREVMLYAYGIGMGADPMDERELAFVNEATAEPRPLKVVPTFASVAAWGAGPGDMKLNRVLVVDGERDITFHKPLATAAKITADSSVLAVSDKGKDKGAVIRHQTVLRDEGGAPLATLVASRFARGDGGFGGLSGGIPEPHPVPSRAPDRSVDISSRPDQALIYRLCGDRNPLHSDPEFARRAGFPRPILHGMCTYGLTCRAVLQTYADYDASAFRQHAARFSSPVFPGETVTVDLWKDGDVISFEARVKSRNVTVIKNGKTVLG
- a CDS encoding Zn-ribbon domain-containing OB-fold protein; the protein is MSEPKKLPAPVTNPETKAFWDAATEGRFMIKRCTACGEAHYFPRSICPFCFSDQTVWEQSAGEGEIYTFSIMRKSPTGPYAIGYVTLKEGPSLQTNFVDCDFDALKIGQKVKVVFKPTDGAPLPFFTPV
- a CDS encoding SDR family oxidoreductase; protein product: MGLLDGKVALITGAGGGLGEAYAKLFAREGAAVVVNDRGGPRDGSGSDLSMAEQVVAAITAEGGRAVANAADISTMAGGQSVFADAIRHFGRADILVNNAGILRDQTFAKSNEADWDKVIQVHLKGTFCCTLPVFRWMRENGGGVIVNTSSTSGLIGNFGQSNYGAAKGGIWGLSNVLAIEGSKYNIRVWTLAPGALTRMTADLPRYKENPGAALTPEGIAPAVLYMVSDLSGDQTGKVLGVSGARGVREMRMMEMEGWKPPSSAWRPEDIAAHAGEIFFSEADITKSARRF